The following proteins are co-located in the Colletotrichum lupini chromosome 4, complete sequence genome:
- a CDS encoding dihydrodipicolinate synthetase: MTESPAQRIPPQSGTETQRADFILTNAVHIFTQDICKYVSLTIIILTHPTPRGLADTGTSPLAHGNHPVLLVVSLLSPSYKYNTGLYSSLCSLIHPAHPPNQPIMTVSNGSSGARRPLPVGIYAPTMTFFDPETEDLDIPTIKKHAERLAKAGLAGLVVMGSNGEAAHCTREEKLAVTKATREALDAAGFQSTPIILGATEGSVRGTIELSKAALEVGADYSLILPPSYFRAQMDEQAIYDYFIAVADQSPIPLVLYNYPGAVSGIDMDSDLLIKLAEHPNIVGTKFTCGNTGKLTRVALATNAKTPWSEGSGYMAFGGICDFTAQTLASGGSGIIAGGANVMPKVCVKVWNLYSEGKRDEAIELQKKLSRGDWFLTKAAIAGTKGAIQSYYGYGGFPRRPLRRLEKARTLSIEEGIKEVMDIENSL, encoded by the exons GGGACTGAAACGCAGCGAGCCGACTTCATCCTCACCAATGCTGTCCATATCTTCACTCAAGATATCTGCAAATATGTGAGCTTGACCATCATTATCCTA ACTCATCCCACCCCACGCGGGCTTGCTGATACTGGAACAAGCCCATTAGCTCACGGAAATCATCCcgtcctcctcgtcgtctctCTTCTTTCTCCCTCCTATAAATACAACACCGGCCTCTACTCGTCTCTCTG CTCTCTCATTCATCCAGCTCACCCACCAAACCAGCCCATCATGACCGTCTCCAACGGAAGCAGTGGCGCTCGCCGCCCCCTCCCCGTCGGCATCTACGCCCCCACCATGACCTTCTTCGACCCCGAGACGGAAGATCTCGACATCCCTACCATCAAGAAGCACGCCGAGCGCCTGGCCAAGGCTGGTCTTGCCGGTCTGGTCGTCATGGGTTCCAACGGAGAGGCTGCCCACTGCACACGCGAGGAGAAGCTGGCCGTGACCAAGGCCACCCGTGAGGCTCTTGACGCTGCCGGCTTCCAGAGCACCCCCATCATTCTCGGTGCCACCGAGGGCAGTGTCCGCGGCACCATTGAGCTCTCCAAGGCCGCCCTCGAGGTCGGCGCCGACTACTCCCTCATCCTTCCCCCCTCCTATTTCCGCGCCCAAATGGACGAGCAGGCCATCTACGACTACTTCATCGCCGTCGCCGACCAGAGCCCCATCCCTCTTGTCCTCTACAACTACCCCGGCGCCGTCTCCGGCATCGACATGGACAGCGACCTGCTCATCAAGCTGGCGGAGCACCCCAACATCGTCGGCACAAAGTTCACCTGCGGCAACACGGGCAAGCTCACCCGCGTAGCCCTCGCCACCAACGCAAAGACCCCTTGGTCAGAAGGCTCCGGCTACATGGCGTTTGGCGGCATATGCGACTTCACGGCCCAGACCCTCGccagcggcggcagcggcatcaTCGCCGGCGGTGCCAATGTCATGCCCAAGGTCTGCGTCAAGGTGTGGAACCTCTACTCGGAGGGCAAGAGGGACGAGGCCATTGAGCTCCAGAAGAAGCTCAGCCGCGGCGACTGGTTCCTGACAAAGGCTGCCATCGCGGGCACCAAGGGCGCCATCCAGAGCTACTACGGCTACGGAGGCTTCCCAAGACGGCCTCTGAGACGTCTGGAGAAGGCCCGTACCCTTTCTATTGAGGAGGGCATCAAGGAGGTCATGGACATTGAGAACTCCCTCTAA
- a CDS encoding FAD dependent oxidoreductase, with the protein MHSYGSSSGSCFEREGSGTDGKGSASSFPVTPVPFASGAAGTKFQSGFQWGPRARACTRIEATPTGQELHFDTSNGPEQEGHDGVFGRKWGSVTMDAGGSTSSASAEVRDGILSLVAGDTGRWIDVYQQCIAYKAQLIHWSILNHYFGLMKRTRDPALHMGVEASTFASLFSTNFEVRVFRGGRLPESRQEHRRAGEASSLAEYANHPNHARLLETLLQPATNRYGYLLQSTLKRGGRSPAAVSFYQRSAAELRVKQDTAAPRGDEMPAVRKKTKKQRREKRQLDIARRILEEEALSTLTPPLPAMDPQAKRNIVIVGHGHFAGGGIIGSTTAYFLTRHPKYNPALHRITILEATAIASGASGKAGGLLALWAYPSCLVPLSYRLHKELAAEHGGEKRWGYRRVNCGSFEARVTKQTLENIKQAAVKPEAVVPGANEGEQEKGWERLPKQDEAAEAMLRDSGGVVPGDLDWIDRAAVETYAEMGRPGATETAQVHPYDFTTSVAALAQEKGVEVRTNAQLKRIISGESVGGGGGGGVKSVEYLDRESNETRTIDDVTDVLVSAGPWTGRLLPRSKVTGLRAHSVVYNADVSPYAVFTSIRLPADFVPEHRVSKGQKRKHKRVVDPEIYARPYGEVHQRHKAHGNTPHTLGEPDEDAPLPDTADKVQVDEANCDDIISYIATVSPALAAASVKAKQACYLSQHESGPLIGATSVPGLWLAAGHTCWGIQNGPATGKLMSEYILDGKTASADISELDPRRYRV; encoded by the exons ATGCACAGCTACGGAAGCAGCAGTGGAAGTTGTTTTGAGAGAGAAGGCTCTG GGACGGACGGGAAGGGAAGTGCGTCGTCCTTTCCTGTCACGCCTGTTCCCTTCGCCAGTGGTGCTGCCGGGACAAAGTTTCAATCCGGTTTCCAATGGGGTCCCCGGGCACGGGCGTGCACTCGCATCGAAGCCACACCAACAGGCCAAG AGCTGCACTTTGACACCTCGAATGGGCCAGAACAAGAGGGGCACGACGGGGTCTTCGGTCGAAAGTGGGGCTCCGTCACGATGGATGCGGGAGGGTCGACAAGCTCTGCATCGGCCGAGGTACGGGACGGCAT CTTGTCTTTGGTCGCTGGTGACACTGGTAGGTGGATAGATGTGTATCAACAGTGCATTGCCTACAAAGCGCAACTCATACA CTGGTCAATACTGAATCACTACTTCGGATTGATGAAGCGAACGCGAGACCCGGCTCTTCAT ATGGGTGTTGAAGCATCGACTTTTGCGAGTTTGTTCAGCACCAACTTTGAAGTCCGGGTCTTCCGTGGCGGCAGACTGCCCGAGTCGAGGCAAGAGCACCGAAGAGCCGGGGAGGCTAG CTCCCTCGCCGAG TACGCGAATCACCCGAATCACGCCAGGCTGCTCGAGACTTTACTGCAACCCGCTACCAACAGATACGGATACCTGCTCCAAAGTACCTTGAAGAGGGGGGGCCGCAGCCCGGCCGCGGTCTCGTTCTATCAACGTTCCGCCGCC GAGCTCAGGGTCAAGCAGGACACGGCCGCCCCACGGGGTGACGAAATGCCCGCCGTCaggaagaagacgaagaagcAGCGGCGCGAGAAACGACAACTCGACATTGCAAGACGGATACTCGAGGAAGAGGCCCTGTCGACACTAACACCGCCCTTGCCAGCCATGGATCCCCAAGCAAAGCGCAACATTGTCATCGTCG GGCATGGCCACTTTGCAGGTGGCGGCATCATCGGTTCCACAACGGCCTACTTCCTCACAAGACACCCGAAATACAACCCTGCCCTCCATCGCATCACAATACTCGAGGCCACTGCCATCGCCTCAGGCGCCTCTGGCAAAGCGGGCGGCCTACTCGCCCTCTGGGCCTACCCGTCTTGCCTCGTTCCACTCTCCTACCGCCTGCACAAGGAGCTCGCCGCAGAGCACGGCGGCGAGAAGAGATGGGGCTACCGGCGCGTCAATTGCGGCAGCTTCGAGGCCCGCGTCACGAAGCAGACGCTCGAGAACATTAAACAAGCTGCCGTGAAACCTGAGGCTGTCGTGCCTGGCGCCAACGAAGGCGAGCAGGAAAAGGGGTGGGAAAGGCTGCCGAAGCAGGACGAGGCCGCCGAGGCCATGTTGCGAGATTCGGGCGGCGTCGTGCCGGGGGACCTCGACTGGATCGATCGGGCCGCCGTCGAGACGTACGCCGAGATGGGCAGGCCCGGAGCGACGGAGACGGCGCAGGTGCATCCCTACGACTTCACCACGTCCGTGGCGGCGCTGGCGCAGGAAAAGGGCGTCGAGGTGCGGACCAACGCGCAGCTGAAGAGGATTATCTCCGGTGAGAGcgtaggcggcggcggcggcggcggcgtcaaGAGCGTCGAGTACCTTGATCGCGAGTCCAACGAGACCCGGACGATCGACGACGTGACGGACGTTCTAGTGTCCGCGGGGCCGTGGACCGGTCGCCTGCTGCCGCGGTCCAAAGTCACGGGCCTGCGGGCCCACAGTGTCGTCTACAACGCCGACGTGAGCCCCTACGCCGTCTTCACCAGCATCAGGCTCCCGGCCGACTTTGTGCCGGAGCACCGGGTCAGCAAAGGACAAAAAAGAAAACACAAGCGCGTCGTCGACCCGGAGATTTATGCGCGGCCGTATGGCGAGGT TCATCAAAGACACAAAGCTCACGGCAATACTCCCCACACTCTAGGCGAACCAGATGAAGACGCACCCCTCCCAGACACAGCAGACAAGGTCCAAGTAGACGAAGCCAACTGCGACGACATCATCTCGTACATCGCCACCGTCAGCCCCGCCCTGGCAGCCGCCTCCGTCAAGGCGAAGCAGGCGTGCTACCTGTCCCAACACGAGTCTGGCCCCCTCATCGGCGCGACATCGGTCCCGGGCCTATGGCTCGCGGCCGGCCACACGTGCTGGGGCATCCAGAACGGTCCCGCGACGGGAAAACTCATGTCCGAGTATATACTCGACGGCAAGACGGCCAGCGCCGATATCTCGGAGCTGGATCCGAGGCGGTATAGAGTCTAG
- a CDS encoding glutathione peroxidase, whose protein sequence is MASATGFYDFKPLDKRGQEVPLADYKGKVVLVVNTASKCGFTPQYAGLEKLYKDIKEKHGDDFIVLGFPCNQFGGQEPGSDDEIQNFCQVNYGVSFPIMQKIDVNGDAANPLFQWLKEEKPGIMGLKRIKWNFEKFLVGRDGQVKGRWASTTKPESLEKPILDELEKK, encoded by the exons ATGGCTTCCGCAACAGGCTTCTACGACTTCAAGCCCTTGGACA AGCGCGGCCAAGAGGTACCCCTCGCCGACTACAAGGGCAaggtcgtcctcgtcgtcaaCACCGCCTCCAAGTGCGGCTTCACCCCGCAGTACGCCGGCCTCGAGAAGCTCTACAAGGACATCAAGGAGAAGCACGGCGACGACTTCATCGTCCTCGGCTTCCCCTGCAACCAGTTTGGCGGACAGGAACCCGGCTCCGACGACGAGATCCAGAATTTCTGCCAGGTCAACTACGGCGTCTCCTTCCCCATCATGCAAAAGATTGACGTCAACGGTGATGCCGCCAACCCCCTCTTCCAGTGGCTCAAGGAGGAGAAGCCCGGCATCATGGGCCTCAAGCGCATCAAGTGGAACTTTGAAAAGTTCCTCGTCGGCCGCGACGGCCAGGTCAAGGGCCGCTGGGCCAGCACCACCAAGCCCGAGAGCTTGGAGAAGCCCATCCTTGACGAGCTGGAGAAGAAATAA